Proteins co-encoded in one Medicago truncatula cultivar Jemalong A17 chromosome 8, MtrunA17r5.0-ANR, whole genome shotgun sequence genomic window:
- the LOC120577577 gene encoding uncharacterized protein, whose protein sequence is MDFNITTEFNQFLWLKAVPLKINIFVWRLFLNRLATKDNLRKRNVLEVSNVSCAALCGKEEERDHLFFQCDHYGRLCLLISNWFSIVTVFHGNIFSHANQFCALGGFSKKSRTTFTIIWISVLFVIWKDRNRRIFQNQIEDLEALFKRVKLQTYWWLKANFITFAFDYRFWRQNPLHCLQTVM, encoded by the coding sequence ATGGACTTCAATATCACAACAGAgtttaatcaatttttatggCTTAAAGCGGTTCCATTaaagattaatatttttgtatggCGTCTCTTTCTGAATAGACTTGCAACAAAGGACAACCTGCGCAAGAGGAACGTCCTTGAGGTTTCCAATGTGTCTTGCGCGGCCTTGTGTGGTAAGGAGGAGGAAAGGGaccatttgttttttcaatgtgATCATTATGGTCGATTATGCCTCTTGATATCGAATTGGTTTAGTATTGTTACGGTGTTTCATGGCAATATATTTTCACATGCTAATCAGTTTTGTGCTCTTGGAGGATTCTCAAAGAAGTCTAGGACAACTTTTACTATTATATGGATTTCGgtcttatttgttatttggaaaGACCGCAATAGGAGGATTTTTCAGAACCAAATTGAAGATCTCGAAGCTCTTTTTAAAAGGGTTAAACTTCAGActtattggtggttgaaagcaaaCTTCATCACATTCGCTTTTGATTATCGCTTTTGGAGACAAAATCCTTTACATTGTTTACAGACTGTCATGTAA
- the LOC120577402 gene encoding putative clathrin assembly protein At2g01600, whose protein sequence is MGTLQSWRRVYGAVKDTTKVGLAHVNSDYADLDVAIVKSTNHVECPPKERHLRKILFATSAVRPRADVAYCIHALSRRLAKTRNWTVALKTLIVIHRLLREGDPTLREEILNFSQRGRILQLSNFKDDSSPIAWDCSAWVRTYALFLEERLECFRILKYDIEAERLPKPAQGQEKGHSKTRDLDSEELLEQLPALQQLLYRLVGCRPEGAAVSNYVIQYALALVLKESFKIYCAINDGIINLVDKFFEMPRHEAIKALEAYKRAGQQAASLSDFYEVCKGLELARNFQFPVLREPPQSFLTTMEEYIREAPRVVNVPSEPMLQLTYRPEEVLAIEDAKEPEEQVPSEPSDNNVVAPNSEPAPPPPPPSHNHFDTGDLLGLNDLEPNASSIEERNALALAIVSTENGTASAFNSSAAQTKDFDPTGWELALVSTPSTDISSVNERQLAGGLDSLTLNSLYDEGAYRAAQQPVYGAPAPNPFEVHDPFAISSNIATPSTVQMAGMQQQANPFGPYPQFQPQPHQQQQHMLMDPANPFADSGFGGFHANPVSHPHNNNPFGSTGLL, encoded by the exons ATGGGTACTCTTCAGTCTTGGCGAAGAGTTTACGGTGCCGTCAAAGATACCACCAAAGTTGGTCTCGCCCATGTCAATAGCGATTACGCG GATTTGGATGTTGCTATAGTCAAATCCACTAATCACGTTGAATGTCCACCCAAAGAAAGACACCTTAGAA AAATTCTGTTTGCAACTTCTGCTGTTCGTCCTAGGGCTGATGTTGCTTATTGTATTCACGCTCTTTCACGACGACTTGCTAAGACTCGAAATTGGACG GTCGCATTAAAAACACTGATAGTCATCCATAGGTTACTCAGGGAGGGTGATCCAACTCTTAGAGAGGAAATTCTGAATTTTTCACAGAGAGGAAGGATTCTCcaactttcaaattttaaggATGACTCTAGTCCAATCG CTTGGGATTGTTCTGCCTGGGTACGTACCTATGCATTATTTTTGGAAGAAAGACTTGAATGCTTTCGGATTCTGAAGTATGATATTGAAGCTGAGCGTCTACCCAAACCTGCCCAAGGACAGGAGAAG GGACACAGCAAGACTAGGGATTTAGATAGTGAGGAGCTATTGGAGCAGTTGCCTGCTTTACAACAGCTTCTATATCGACTTGTTGGCTGCCGG CCAGAAGGAGCAGCTGTTAGCAATTATGTGATACAATATGCGCTAGCTCTG GTACTGAAAGAGAGCTTTAAGATTTACTGCGCTATTAATGATGGCATTATCAATCTTGTTGACAAG TTTTTTGAGATGCCAAGACATGAAGCTATAAAAGCCCTTGAAGCCTATAAGCGTGCGGGTCAGCAG GCAGCAAGTCTTTCTGATTTCTATGAAGTTTGCAAAGGATTGGAACTTGCTAGGAATTTTCAGTTTCCTGTCTTAAGAGAG CCTCCGCAATCTTTTCTTACAACTATGGAAGAGTACATTAGGGAGGCACCCCGGGTTGTTAATGTTCCAAGTGAGCCAATG CTTCAGTTGACTTACAGACCGGAAGAAGTTCTTGCAATTGAAGATGCCAAAGAGCCCGAAGAACAGGTGCCATCAGAACCTAGTGATAATAATGTTGTTGCCCCCAATTCTGAGCCTGcacctcctcctccaccaccatcTCACAACCATTTTGACACTGGAGACTTGCTG GGATTGAATGACCTGGAACCTAATGCATCATCCATAGAGGAAAGAAATGCTCTTGCGCTGGCCATAGTCTCCACTGAAAATG GCACTGCATCGGCTTTTAACTCTAGTGCTGCTCAAACAAAAGATTTCGATCCGACTGGATGGGAGCTTGCCTTGGTCAGCACTCCGAGTACCGATATTTCTTCAGTCAATGAGAGACAATTG GCTGGTGGACTGGACTCTCTCACTCTTAACAGCTTATATGATGAAGGAGCGTATAGAGCTGCACAACAACCAGTTTATGGAGCACCAGCCCCAAATCCATTTGAAGTTCATGATCCATTTGCTATATCAAGCAACATTGCTACCCCGTCCACTGTCCAAATGGCAGGAATGCAACAGCAAGCGAATCCATTTGGTCCTTACCCTCAGTTCCAGCCTCAGCCTCATCAGCAGCAGCAGCATATGTTGATGGACCCTGCAAATCCCTTTGCCGATTCAGGATTTGGGGGTTTTCATGCAAATCCCGTTTCTCACCCACATAATAACAATCCATTTGGAAGCACAGGCTTGTTGTAA